In one Polaribacter sp. ALD11 genomic region, the following are encoded:
- a CDS encoding cysteine dioxygenase family protein, which produces MNSNEDNTTTPQALSDLITALSEGERTTYNHIIHSTKLNANAFEKYASWSNECYTRNCIVDNEKFELILICWCKGHRTSIHDHGGEECWVKVIEGEFKETIYKQDEVGKLIVFKSTISKPNDITYMKDFMGFHRLENISKKRSMSLHLYAKPIRKCNVFNEVSKTFVSKNLDYDTIA; this is translated from the coding sequence TTGAATTCTAACGAAGATAACACTACAACTCCTCAAGCATTAAGCGATTTAATAACTGCGCTTTCAGAAGGAGAGAGGACGACTTACAATCACATAATACATTCAACAAAATTAAACGCAAATGCTTTTGAAAAATACGCTTCATGGTCTAATGAATGCTATACTAGAAATTGTATTGTAGACAATGAAAAATTTGAATTGATTTTAATCTGTTGGTGCAAAGGACATCGAACATCTATTCACGATCATGGTGGAGAAGAATGTTGGGTAAAAGTTATTGAAGGAGAATTTAAAGAAACTATTTATAAGCAAGATGAAGTTGGTAAGTTAATTGTTTTTAAATCGACTATTTCGAAACCGAATGATATTACCTATATGAAAGATTTTATGGGGTTTCATCGGTTAGAAAATATATCTAAAAAAAGAAGTATGTCGCTTCATTTGTATGCAAAACCAATTCGTAAATGCAACGTTTTTAATGAGGTTTCAAAAACTTTTGTAAGTAAAAATTTAGATTATGATACCATTGCATAA
- a CDS encoding asparagine synthetase B — MKKLLTILAFLFISNSIWASFIYVPMNSDNQKNHLKAYGIIFFSLEAGLKSKWLLNYDGGAFLIENNKIVENECKIRGVSYQVISDAKAQLILQEIAAPSSNQDAVTLEKAPKIAVYSPKDKMPWDDAVTMVLTYAEIPFDVIYDKEVLEDKLLIYEWLHLHHEDFTGQYGRFYGSFRTAPWYIEGKQRAEKLAKELGYSKVSQEKLAVAKKIRDYVVGGGFMFAMCSATDSFDIALSAEDVDIAEAMFDGDASTPNYQSQINYNKTFAFKDYQLIRSPTTYEFSSIDMTSKRKITKTSDYFSLVEFSAKWDPVPTMLTQNHTTLVKGFMGQTTSFDRNTVKSNVLVLGENKVNREARYIHGTKGKGMFTFYGGHDPEDYTHRVGDPKTELDLHPTSPGYRLILNNVLFPAAKKKKQKT, encoded by the coding sequence ATGAAAAAACTCTTAACAATTCTAGCATTTCTATTCATTTCAAACTCAATTTGGGCATCTTTTATATATGTACCCATGAATAGTGATAATCAGAAAAACCATTTAAAAGCATACGGAATTATCTTTTTCTCTTTAGAAGCGGGTTTAAAATCGAAATGGTTATTAAATTACGATGGAGGTGCATTTTTAATTGAAAACAATAAAATTGTAGAAAACGAATGTAAAATTCGAGGTGTTTCTTATCAAGTTATTTCTGATGCAAAAGCGCAATTGATTTTACAAGAAATTGCAGCACCATCTTCTAATCAAGATGCGGTAACTTTAGAAAAAGCACCTAAAATTGCTGTGTATTCACCAAAAGACAAAATGCCTTGGGACGATGCTGTAACCATGGTTTTAACCTATGCAGAAATTCCTTTTGATGTTATTTACGATAAAGAGGTTTTAGAAGATAAGCTACTCATTTATGAATGGTTGCACTTGCATCATGAAGATTTTACAGGTCAATATGGACGATTTTATGGTTCTTTTAGAACAGCACCTTGGTATATTGAAGGAAAACAAAGGGCAGAAAAATTAGCAAAAGAACTTGGGTATTCTAAAGTTTCACAAGAAAAATTAGCAGTTGCTAAAAAGATTAGAGATTATGTTGTTGGTGGTGGCTTTATGTTCGCCATGTGTTCTGCAACCGATAGTTTCGATATTGCACTTTCAGCAGAAGATGTTGATATTGCTGAAGCAATGTTCGATGGAGATGCCTCTACACCAAATTATCAATCTCAAATAAACTACAATAAAACATTTGCATTTAAAGATTATCAATTAATTAGAAGTCCAACTACCTATGAGTTTTCATCGATAGATATGACGAGCAAGCGTAAAATTACTAAAACTTCAGATTATTTTTCTTTGGTCGAATTTTCGGCTAAATGGGATCCGGTACCAACCATGTTAACGCAAAATCATACCACTTTAGTAAAAGGATTTATGGGGCAAACAACTTCGTTCGATAGAAATACAGTAAAAAGCAATGTCTTGGTTTTGGGTGAAAATAAAGTGAACAGAGAAGCACGTTACATTCACGGAACCAAAGGAAAAGGAATGTTTACTTTCTACGGAGGCCATGACCCGGAAGATTACACACACAGAGTTGGTGATCCAAAAACTGAATTGGATTTACACCCAACTTCACCTGGTTATCGTTTAATTTTGAACAACGTGTTGTTTCCTGCAGCAAAAAAGAAAAAGCAGAAAACATAA
- the dnaB gene encoding replicative DNA helicase — MEKTKAIEGKKIDKSRIISLEKGKIPPQAVELEEAVLGAMMIDKKGIDDVIDVLSADAFYDQKHHEVYAAIYELFQNSEPIDLLTVSNLLKKNGKLEFVGGDLFLIRLTQKVASSAHIEFHARIILQKFIQRKLISISSEIIENAYDESTDVFELLDDAEAKLFEVTQGNLKKSSEAAGSLVKQALAKIQEIGNSEGMSGLETGFTKLDALTSGWQPSDLVIIAARPGMGKTAFVISMAKNMAIDFGHGVAVFSLEMSSVQLITRMISSETGLTSEKLRKGNLEPHEWEQLNVKVKKLSDAPIFIDDTPSLSVFDLRAKARRLVSQHGVKIIVIDYLQLMTAGGKAGGNREQEISMISRNLKALAKELEVPVIALSQLSRAVETRGGSKRPLLSDLRESGAIEQDADIVSFIFRPEYYGMTEWDDDEHTPCEGQGEFIVAKHRNGGLDNIRLKFTGHLAKFSDLEEGFSSEFQSSMNADFPDDPFSEGGGIDPKDAFGDTDVPF; from the coding sequence ATGGAAAAAACGAAGGCAATCGAAGGGAAAAAGATAGATAAAAGTAGGATTATCAGTCTTGAAAAAGGAAAGATTCCGCCGCAGGCAGTAGAACTAGAAGAAGCTGTGCTAGGTGCAATGATGATTGATAAAAAAGGAATTGATGATGTAATTGACGTCTTAAGTGCAGATGCTTTTTATGATCAGAAACACCATGAAGTCTATGCTGCTATTTATGAATTGTTTCAGAATTCTGAACCGATTGATTTATTAACGGTTTCTAATCTGTTGAAGAAGAACGGAAAATTAGAATTTGTTGGTGGCGATTTATTTTTGATTCGTTTAACTCAGAAAGTAGCCTCTTCTGCGCATATTGAGTTCCATGCTAGAATTATCCTTCAAAAATTTATTCAACGTAAATTAATTTCCATTTCAAGCGAGATTATAGAAAATGCGTATGATGAAAGTACAGACGTTTTCGAATTATTAGATGATGCCGAAGCAAAACTTTTTGAAGTTACCCAAGGTAATTTAAAAAAGAGTTCTGAAGCTGCAGGTTCACTAGTAAAACAAGCATTAGCGAAGATTCAAGAAATTGGAAATTCGGAAGGAATGTCTGGTTTAGAAACAGGTTTTACCAAATTAGATGCGTTAACTTCTGGTTGGCAACCGTCCGATTTAGTAATTATAGCCGCACGTCCTGGTATGGGAAAAACGGCATTTGTAATTTCGATGGCAAAAAATATGGCAATTGATTTTGGTCATGGTGTTGCAGTATTCTCATTAGAGATGTCTTCTGTACAGTTAATTACACGTATGATTTCTTCGGAAACAGGTTTGACTTCAGAAAAATTAAGAAAAGGAAATTTAGAGCCTCATGAATGGGAACAATTAAATGTAAAAGTTAAGAAATTATCGGATGCACCTATTTTTATTGATGATACGCCTTCTCTTTCTGTATTCGATTTACGTGCAAAAGCAAGACGTTTGGTTTCACAACACGGCGTTAAAATTATTGTAATTGATTATTTACAATTAATGACTGCTGGTGGAAAAGCTGGTGGAAATCGTGAACAAGAAATCTCTATGATTTCTCGAAATTTGAAAGCCTTGGCAAAAGAATTGGAAGTTCCTGTAATTGCACTTTCTCAGTTATCACGTGCTGTAGAAACGCGTGGAGGAAGTAAAAGACCTTTATTATCCGATTTACGTGAATCTGGTGCAATTGAGCAAGATGCAGATATTGTATCATTTATTTTCCGTCCAGAATATTACGGAATGACAGAGTGGGATGATGATGAGCATACGCCATGTGAAGGACAAGGAGAATTTATTGTTGCAAAACACAGAAATGGTGGATTGGATAATATTCGTTTGAAATTTACAGGACATTTAGCAAAATTCTCTGATTTAGAAGAAGGTTTTAGTTCAGAATTTCAATCTTCTATGAATGCAGATTTCCCTGATGATCCTTTTTCTGAAGGAGGAGGAATTGATCCAAAAGACGCTTTTGGTGATACAGATGTTCCTTTTTAA
- a CDS encoding dicarboxylate/amino acid:cation symporter, whose translation MKKLALHWKILIGMVLGIVFGFIMNTVDGGKGFVTDWIKPFGTIFINLLKLIAVPLILASLIKGISDLKDISKIKKMGLRTITIYIGTTLIAIIIGLGIVNIVKPGAGMSADTIEKIKSKYETDLGVTDKLVKASAQKDAGPLQALVDIFPSNIFQSFVDASMLQIIFFAMFVGISLLLIPEKKAKPLVDFFDSLNEMVMKMVDLIMLFAPYAVFALLANVIIAFDDTEILLKLLVYALCVVGGLLLMIGFYLILVSVYTKKSPLWFLKQISPAQLLAFSTSSSAATLPVTMERVEEHLGVDKEVSGFVLPVGATINMDGTSLYQAIAAVFIMQVIWPEGLTFSNQVVIVLTALLASIGSAAVPSAGMVMLVIVLESIGFPEELLPIGLALIFAVDRPLDMMRTTVNVTGDATVSMLVAKSLGKLRDNPKEKKWDDNYDKVK comes from the coding sequence ATGAAGAAATTAGCATTACACTGGAAGATTTTAATAGGAATGGTATTAGGTATCGTTTTTGGTTTTATAATGAATACTGTTGATGGAGGAAAGGGTTTTGTTACAGATTGGATTAAACCGTTCGGAACCATATTTATTAATCTATTAAAATTAATTGCAGTTCCATTAATATTAGCCTCATTAATTAAAGGAATATCAGATTTAAAAGATATCTCTAAAATTAAGAAAATGGGTTTAAGAACCATTACTATATATATAGGTACAACATTAATTGCAATTATTATTGGTTTAGGAATTGTAAATATTGTAAAACCAGGAGCAGGAATGTCTGCTGACACCATTGAGAAGATTAAATCTAAATATGAAACAGATTTAGGGGTAACAGATAAATTAGTAAAAGCATCTGCTCAAAAAGACGCAGGACCATTGCAAGCTCTAGTAGATATTTTTCCTAGCAATATTTTTCAATCTTTTGTAGATGCAAGTATGTTGCAAATTATCTTTTTTGCAATGTTTGTAGGAATTTCTTTGTTATTAATTCCAGAGAAAAAAGCGAAACCATTAGTAGATTTCTTTGATTCTTTAAATGAAATGGTCATGAAAATGGTCGATTTAATTATGCTTTTTGCGCCTTATGCCGTATTTGCATTGTTAGCAAACGTAATTATTGCTTTTGATGATACCGAAATCTTATTAAAATTATTAGTGTATGCACTTTGTGTAGTTGGCGGATTATTATTAATGATTGGTTTCTATTTAATTCTTGTGAGTGTTTATACAAAAAAATCACCTTTATGGTTTTTAAAGCAAATAAGTCCAGCACAATTATTAGCATTTTCTACAAGTTCGAGTGCAGCAACATTACCGGTAACTATGGAAAGAGTAGAGGAGCATTTAGGGGTAGACAAAGAAGTTTCAGGTTTTGTTCTACCAGTAGGAGCAACTATAAATATGGACGGAACAAGTCTATACCAAGCAATTGCTGCGGTATTTATTATGCAAGTAATTTGGCCTGAAGGTTTAACCTTTTCAAACCAGGTGGTTATTGTTTTAACAGCATTATTGGCATCTATTGGTTCGGCGGCTGTACCAAGTGCAGGTATGGTTATGTTGGTAATTGTATTAGAATCAATCGGTTTCCCTGAAGAATTATTGCCAATTGGTTTGGCGTTAATTTTTGCAGTAGACAGACCTTTAGATATGATGAGAACTACTGTAAATGTTACAGGAGATGCTACGGTTTCTATGTTGGTTGCAAAATCTTTAGGGAAACTAAGAGATAATCCGAAAGAAAAAAAATGGGATGATAATTATGATAAAGTAAAATAG
- a CDS encoding thiol-disulfide oxidoreductase DCC family protein yields the protein MIDIPKNKKVILFDGVCNLCNNSVTTAIKYDKKNTFLFAAIQSEAGKKIIDYLKIDTSKTDAIILYEPGVSYDVKSTAALKIMSNFGGIWKLTNLLFIFPESFRDLVYDFIAKNRYKWFGKKESCVIPTKELQAKFL from the coding sequence ATGATTGATATTCCTAAAAATAAGAAAGTAATTTTATTTGATGGTGTTTGTAATTTATGTAATAATTCAGTTACAACAGCCATTAAATACGATAAAAAAAACACTTTTTTATTCGCTGCAATTCAATCTGAAGCAGGTAAAAAAATAATCGATTATTTAAAGATCGATACTTCCAAGACAGATGCTATTATTCTCTATGAACCTGGTGTTTCTTACGACGTAAAATCTACTGCTGCTTTAAAGATAATGTCTAATTTTGGCGGAATTTGGAAACTCACCAATTTGTTATTTATTTTTCCTGAATCCTTTAGAGATCTAGTGTATGATTTTATTGCAAAAAATCGTTACAAATGGTTTGGAAAAAAAGAAAGTTGTGTAATACCAACAAAAGAACTGCAAGCTAAGTTTTTGTAA
- the bshA gene encoding N-acetyl-alpha-D-glucosaminyl L-malate synthase BshA — MKIGIVCYPTFGGSGVVATELGMALANKGHEVHFITYNQPVRLDFLSHNLHFHQVVIEEYPLFEYQPYELALSSKMVEVVRKHELEVLHVHYAIPHAYAAYMAKQMLKEKGLDVRVVTTLHGTDITLVGSHPTYKTAVEFSINNSDVVTAVSNSLKETTNKLFNITKDIKVIYNFIDVEKYENADKEDCKRIALAKPNERIFTHVSNFRPVKRVEDVVRIFSEVRKEIPSKLLMIGEGPERAKAEKLVKELKLTKDVFFLGNSTEVAKILCYTDVFLLPSQTESFGLAALEAMAAGTAVISTNTGGLPEVNIHGETGYLSNLGDVVDMAKNAISIVKDDATLDRFKHNAKKHTRQFSLESILPVYEEVYKSCYKSKV; from the coding sequence ATGAAAATAGGTATTGTATGTTATCCAACATTTGGTGGAAGTGGAGTAGTAGCTACAGAGTTAGGAATGGCTTTGGCAAACAAAGGTCATGAAGTACATTTTATAACGTATAATCAGCCTGTTCGTTTAGACTTTCTATCTCACAATTTGCATTTTCATCAAGTGGTTATAGAAGAATATCCACTTTTTGAATATCAACCCTATGAATTAGCTTTGTCAAGTAAAATGGTAGAAGTTGTTAGAAAACACGAGCTAGAAGTTTTACATGTACATTATGCAATACCACATGCATATGCTGCTTATATGGCAAAACAAATGCTAAAAGAAAAAGGCTTAGATGTAAGAGTTGTAACTACACTTCATGGAACAGATATTACTTTAGTAGGAAGCCATCCAACATACAAAACAGCTGTAGAGTTTAGTATTAATAATTCTGACGTTGTAACTGCCGTTTCTAACAGTTTAAAAGAAACTACAAATAAGTTGTTTAACATAACTAAAGATATAAAAGTAATTTATAATTTTATTGATGTAGAGAAATATGAGAATGCAGATAAAGAAGATTGTAAACGTATTGCATTAGCAAAACCAAATGAAAGAATTTTTACACATGTTAGTAATTTTAGACCTGTAAAGAGAGTAGAAGATGTTGTTCGTATTTTTAGTGAAGTAAGAAAAGAAATTCCGTCTAAATTATTAATGATTGGTGAAGGACCAGAAAGAGCAAAGGCAGAAAAATTAGTAAAAGAATTAAAATTAACTAAAGATGTTTTCTTTTTAGGAAACAGTACAGAGGTAGCTAAAATCTTATGTTACACAGATGTTTTTTTATTGCCTTCTCAAACGGAAAGTTTTGGTTTGGCTGCTTTAGAAGCAATGGCTGCAGGAACTGCTGTAATTTCTACAAATACTGGTGGTTTGCCAGAGGTTAATATTCATGGTGAAACAGGTTATTTAAGTAATTTGGGAGATGTTGTGGATATGGCAAAAAATGCTATTTCAATTGTAAAAGATGATGCAACTTTAGACAGATTTAAACATAATGCAAAAAAACATACGAGGCAGTTTTCTTTAGAAAGTATACTTCCTGTGTATGAAGAGGTTTATAAGTCTTGTTATAAAAGTAAAGTTTAA
- a CDS encoding aminotransferase class V-fold PLP-dependent enzyme: MSNINSDLALFNELVEALIIEEEKNPVAKRIDSSKLYETIDLSLNNGAMIDDDFKSLLRDVLVSTPKTATNLFFNQLFGGRQSKAILGDLLAVMLNNSMYTYKVAGPQVGIEQEIIRQSCDLIGYGSKSNGTFPTGGSMSNYMALVMGRDAKDPSCRLNGMSKPMIIYTSKESHYSTAKNASFAGIGRNNIRYIIADSKGSMIPEKLEEQILDDIDKGFIPTYVNATAGTTVLGAFDPIDKIADITEKYKIWLHVDGAYCGSVIFSEKYKHLIKGVERSDSFSYNAHKMLGTPLTCSIILVNDKKQLHDSFSNDADYLYQTDGDDFNLGKTSFQCGRRNDALKFWTLWKSVGTNGLKEIVEQQFDLANVALEYIRSNPDYTLYSFDNSISICFNYKNVDPMVLCTALYEHQITVVGFGSFEADTFIRLVTINANNEKEDILNFFKVLEGFVKKTPSLTK, encoded by the coding sequence ATGTCTAATATTAATAGTGATTTAGCTTTATTTAATGAACTTGTAGAAGCTTTAATTATTGAAGAAGAAAAAAATCCGGTAGCAAAAAGAATAGATTCGAGTAAATTGTATGAAACTATTGATCTTTCGCTAAATAATGGAGCAATGATTGATGATGATTTTAAATCTCTACTTCGTGATGTACTTGTATCAACACCTAAAACAGCAACAAATTTATTTTTTAATCAACTTTTTGGAGGAAGACAAAGCAAAGCTATTTTAGGAGATTTATTAGCTGTTATGTTAAATAACAGTATGTATACTTATAAAGTTGCGGGGCCACAAGTTGGTATAGAGCAAGAGATTATTAGACAATCTTGCGATTTAATTGGGTATGGTTCTAAAAGCAATGGTACGTTTCCAACAGGTGGTTCTATGAGTAATTATATGGCATTGGTTATGGGACGTGATGCTAAAGACCCTAGTTGTAGATTAAACGGAATGTCGAAACCGATGATTATTTACACTTCTAAAGAATCACATTATTCAACAGCTAAGAATGCTAGTTTTGCAGGTATAGGAAGAAATAATATTAGATATATAATTGCCGATTCTAAAGGAAGCATGATTCCAGAGAAATTGGAAGAACAAATACTTGATGATATTGATAAAGGATTTATTCCAACCTACGTAAATGCTACCGCAGGAACAACAGTTTTAGGTGCTTTTGACCCAATTGATAAAATTGCTGATATCACAGAAAAGTATAAAATATGGTTGCACGTAGATGGTGCTTATTGTGGAAGTGTTATTTTTAGTGAGAAATACAAACATTTAATAAAAGGAGTTGAGCGGTCAGATTCATTTAGTTACAATGCACATAAAATGCTAGGAACACCATTAACGTGCTCTATCATTTTGGTAAATGATAAAAAACAATTGCACGATTCGTTTAGTAATGATGCAGATTATTTATATCAAACAGACGGAGACGATTTTAACTTGGGTAAAACTTCGTTTCAATGCGGAAGGAGAAATGATGCTTTAAAATTTTGGACACTTTGGAAGTCTGTTGGAACAAACGGTTTAAAAGAAATTGTAGAACAACAATTTGATTTGGCAAATGTAGCTTTAGAGTACATTAGAAGCAATCCTGATTATACTTTGTACAGCTTCGATAATTCAATTTCTATTTGTTTCAATTATAAAAATGTAGATCCAATGGTACTTTGTACAGCTTTGTATGAGCATCAAATTACCGTTGTTGGTTTTGGTTCTTTTGAAGCTGATACTTTTATTAGACTAGTAACTATAAATGCAAATAATGAAAAGGAAGATATTTTAAATTTCTTTAAAGTTTTAGAAGGGTTTGTTAAAAAAACTCCAAGTTTAACAAAATAA
- a CDS encoding DUF937 domain-containing protein — MAGILDLLGSDLGKQIISGVAGSTGNDSNKTSSVLTMALPVLMKAMERNASTPEGAEGLMGALSGKHDGGILDNLGGLFGGGVDESVKQDGAGILSHILGNKQQGVEQVIGQKSGLDAGSVANILKVAAPILMGVLAKEKKEQNISNSGDLTGLLGGLLGGNSVDNDQSFLEKILDADGDGSVIDDVAGMVLGGSNKKSGGLGGLLGGLFGK; from the coding sequence ATGGCAGGTATTTTAGACTTATTAGGTAGTGATTTAGGAAAACAAATTATTTCTGGAGTAGCAGGTTCTACTGGAAATGATTCAAATAAAACAAGTAGTGTTTTAACAATGGCTTTACCAGTATTAATGAAAGCTATGGAAAGAAATGCTTCTACTCCTGAAGGTGCAGAAGGCTTAATGGGTGCTTTATCGGGTAAACATGATGGTGGTATTTTAGACAACCTTGGTGGTTTGTTTGGTGGTGGAGTTGATGAAAGTGTAAAACAAGACGGAGCTGGAATTTTAAGTCATATATTAGGAAACAAACAGCAAGGTGTAGAACAGGTTATTGGTCAGAAATCTGGCTTAGATGCTGGTTCTGTTGCAAATATTTTAAAAGTTGCTGCACCAATTTTAATGGGAGTTTTAGCAAAAGAGAAGAAAGAGCAAAATATAAGCAACTCTGGAGATTTAACAGGTCTTTTGGGAGGTTTATTAGGTGGAAATTCTGTTGATAACGATCAAAGTTTCTTAGAAAAAATATTAGATGCAGATGGTGACGGAAGCGTTATTGATGATGTTGCTGGTATGGTTTTAGGAGGAAGCAATAAAAAATCTGGTGGGCTTGGTGGTTTATTAGGCGGTCTTTTTGGAAAATAA
- a CDS encoding HAD family phosphatase, translating to MKLKNKVKCVIFDMDGVIIDSEEIHKKAYYETFHSLNVTVSEALYKSFTGSSTINAFQRLVAHFNLDENPKDLVLDKRKRYVNFFENDPNLHLVEGVEELIKYFYKKEITLVLASSSAMVNIDRVFNRFNLNKYFTAKISGADLKESKPNPEIFNKAAVLGNTPKENCIVIEDSDNGIKAANDANIFVFGYANKMSEGQTLESADYVIHDFKKLKNIIL from the coding sequence ATGAAATTAAAAAACAAAGTGAAATGTGTCATTTTTGATATGGATGGCGTTATTATAGATTCTGAAGAAATTCATAAAAAAGCCTATTATGAAACCTTTCACTCTTTAAATGTTACTGTTTCAGAGGCACTCTACAAATCTTTTACCGGTTCTTCTACCATAAATGCTTTTCAGCGTTTGGTCGCTCATTTCAATTTAGATGAAAACCCAAAAGATTTAGTTTTAGATAAGCGCAAACGCTATGTAAATTTCTTTGAAAATGACCCTAATTTACATTTGGTTGAAGGTGTTGAAGAGCTTATAAAATATTTCTACAAGAAAGAAATTACACTGGTTTTGGCTTCTTCATCTGCGATGGTAAATATCGACAGGGTTTTTAACAGGTTTAACTTAAATAAATATTTTACTGCAAAAATTAGTGGAGCAGATTTAAAGGAATCGAAACCAAACCCAGAAATTTTTAATAAAGCAGCTGTTTTAGGTAATACTCCAAAAGAAAACTGTATCGTTATAGAAGATTCCGACAACGGAATAAAGGCTGCAAATGATGCAAATATCTTTGTTTTTGGCTACGCAAATAAAATGTCTGAAGGGCAAACTTTAGAAAGTGCAGATTATGTGATTCATGATTTTAAGAAGCTGAAAAATATTATTTTATAA
- a CDS encoding sulfurtransferase has product MSLKIKHPLVSVDWLKDNLEDENLIILDCTIPKVTANTIVTEEKTQIRGTVFFDIKNSFSDKNAALPNTVLSPKEFEEKAQELGIHKEAILVCYDDLGIYSSPRVWWMFQLMGFKNVAVLDGGLPAWKAKNFPIQQPEVHQPKKGNFKVAYQSEKLKYTKDVLESINDKNVLIVDARSNGRFYGTAAEPRKDLKSGHIPNSVSLPFGEILENGKMKSDVELTNIFSDFKNKTTLIFTCGSGITAAILALGATIAEVENVAVYDGSWTEWGSTDNLPIAL; this is encoded by the coding sequence ATGTCATTAAAAATTAAACATCCTTTAGTTTCTGTAGATTGGTTGAAAGACAATTTAGAAGATGAAAATCTCATTATTTTAGATTGTACAATTCCGAAAGTAACAGCGAATACAATAGTTACGGAAGAGAAAACACAAATTAGAGGTACTGTTTTTTTTGATATAAAAAATAGTTTTTCTGATAAAAATGCAGCGTTGCCTAATACTGTCTTATCTCCAAAAGAATTTGAAGAAAAAGCACAAGAATTAGGAATTCATAAAGAGGCTATATTGGTTTGTTATGACGATTTGGGAATCTATTCTTCACCAAGAGTTTGGTGGATGTTTCAGTTAATGGGCTTTAAAAATGTAGCGGTCTTAGATGGTGGTTTACCTGCATGGAAAGCTAAAAACTTTCCTATTCAACAGCCAGAGGTGCATCAACCAAAAAAAGGAAATTTTAAAGTTGCTTATCAATCAGAAAAATTAAAATATACCAAAGATGTTCTAGAATCCATAAATGATAAAAACGTTTTAATTGTTGATGCTCGTTCTAATGGAAGATTCTACGGAACAGCAGCAGAGCCAAGAAAAGACTTAAAAAGCGGACATATTCCGAATTCTGTGAGTTTGCCTTTTGGTGAAATCTTAGAAAACGGAAAAATGAAATCTGATGTTGAATTGACAAATATTTTTAGTGATTTTAAAAATAAAACAACACTTATTTTTACTTGTGGTTCAGGAATAACGGCAGCTATTTTAGCTTTAGGGGCAACAATTGCGGAGGTAGAAAACGTTGCCGTTTATGACGGATCTTGGACGGAGTGGGGAAGTACAGATAATTTACCAATAGCTTTATAA
- a CDS encoding transketolase, whose amino-acid sequence MPTTQQLQDFTQQVRRDILRMVHKVNSGHPGGSLGCAEFITCLYQEVMEYSTDFTMDGKNEDLFFLSNGHISPVFYSVLAHSGFFPVSELATFRLLDSRLQGHPTTHEGLPGVRIASGSLGQGMSVGLGAAQAKKLNGDDKIIYTLHGDGELQEGQNWEAIMYASAKKVDNIICTIDLNEKQIDGTTDDVLAMGSLKAKFEAFDWTVLDVEKGNDIETILAALAEAKSLTGKGKPVCILLHTEMGNGVDFMMHTHAWHGKAPSDEQLENALSQNAETLGDY is encoded by the coding sequence ATGCCAACAACACAACAATTACAAGATTTTACGCAACAAGTTCGTAGAGATATTTTAAGAATGGTACACAAAGTGAATTCTGGTCATCCAGGAGGTTCTTTAGGGTGTGCAGAGTTTATTACTTGTTTGTATCAAGAAGTAATGGAGTATTCTACAGACTTTACAATGGATGGTAAAAATGAAGATTTATTCTTTTTATCTAACGGACATATTTCACCTGTTTTTTATAGTGTTTTGGCACACAGTGGCTTTTTCCCTGTATCTGAGTTAGCAACTTTTAGATTGTTAGATTCAAGATTACAAGGGCACCCTACAACTCATGAAGGTTTACCTGGAGTAAGAATTGCTTCTGGTTCTTTAGGGCAAGGAATGTCTGTTGGTTTAGGAGCTGCACAAGCTAAAAAATTAAATGGAGATGATAAAATAATATATACTTTACATGGTGACGGTGAGCTGCAAGAAGGGCAAAACTGGGAAGCAATTATGTATGCATCAGCAAAAAAAGTTGATAATATTATTTGTACAATCGATTTAAATGAAAAACAAATTGATGGTACTACTGATGATGTTTTAGCAATGGGTAGTTTAAAAGCAAAATTTGAAGCTTTTGATTGGACTGTTTTAGATGTTGAAAAAGGAAATGATATTGAAACTATTTTGGCTGCTTTAGCAGAAGCAAAATCTTTAACAGGAAAAGGAAAACCAGTTTGTATTTTATTACATACAGAAATGGGGAACGGAGTAGACTTTATGATGCATACGCATGCGTGGCACGGTAAAGCACCTAGTGACGAACAATTAGAGAATGCTTTATCTCAAAATGCTGAAACTTTAGGAGATTACTAG